The Lagopus muta isolate bLagMut1 chromosome 28, bLagMut1 primary, whole genome shotgun sequence genome includes the window CAGAGACCCAATCTGAGCTGATCCAGACCCAAGCACAGAGAGATCCAATCCATCATTTGCCTTTGAGTTGCTGCATTTCGGTGTCATCTCACATTTTGGTCATTTTATGCCAGGTATTTCATCTGTGGCAAGTTTTCTGCGATGCATTTCTGGCGATACTAGCAAATCCATCAGACAGCTCCATCCACCCAGCGGTGTCCATTGCACTGCTCCCAGCCTACAGGTGATGTTGTTGTGATGCATTTGCACCTCAACCTAAAAACGTGCCAATGAAAGAGgcaaattttctgaaaaaatattttgcccaAATTTGTGGAACTGTGTGATTTGCATGCTTAGCACTAGGAGCAATCGGTCTTGAGTTTCTAGCTCTCTTACAGGCTGCAATTGCTTTGAAAGATCTTTGAACCTTTCAAAATGCTGCCAAAAGCAAAGATTTAACTGGCATGAAAAGAATCCTCCCACAAATTCTGgttattttactttctgaagtCCTtgggaaaaaagagcaaagccGGCGGGGTGTGGTGGCACTTTCTGGCCTCTCAGTTTTTAGGGAACTGCGGTGTTtacaatattttattcttcaaattTAAGTTTTCAGCTTGTTGTTCTGGTGGATAtcccatgctgtgtgcatgaCTGGTGCTTAAAcatctgcttctgcatttgcagGACAGGATTCCACATGCTCTGTGCAATATGCTCAtgtgccccagcactgcagagctgttaAGCATGAGCTGAGGTCCCACTGGAAGAGAAATTAAGCAGGTGCTTGGTGTTCTGCTGCATACATGAGACCACATCTGCAATTATCCCTGGAGAAATGCTGCCAGTTGGGCTCGGACCAAGGGAGTTGGTTGCTCACACTGAATTTCCCACTGAAATTCTTGGGCTGGAGCGCATTGGGCTGCTCACTGGGCTGAAGCAACCTGAGATACTACTGAAATCCACAAACACCCATTGCCTTCATTATTTGCATAAAATTCAAAGCCTCCGTGTGATGGGAAAATTAGATTGTCTTCATACTGGCTTGACCCCAGTGAAGGCTGATTGTCCTGAAGCTGACAAACGGGTTCGGATCAGATATTATAGCTGAATGAATATAATGGCATTAAGGGTGCGGCCGCCAGAAGAAAGAGGGAATTGTCAGCTGGGGCTCCCACACTCTTCTCCCTTCAGCCCACTGTCTGCAAGGTATGCGAGCGATGCGAGAGCTGGAAGAAAGGCCCCATTTCTTGTTGGTCATGGGCTCCACACCCAGATGTGGCTTTTCACATCTGTCCCTTCAGATCAGCTCCCACAAAGGTCCACATCTAGAGTGACATCCTGCAAGATTTAGCCCCAAAATAGCCCCCAAAATCCTACACCTGGACTCCtgaccttttcttctccttcaggaAAGCAGCCATGGGTTTTGCAATAGATAGAGTTGAGAAGGGCAGAGTTGATGAAAGGTTTTTACCCAGAAATGTGAGAGATGCCAGGCTGCTTTGGTACCATGGGGAGCAACTGGTTGGTGGTGCAGTTCTTCTTTGCAGGAAAGTGATCAACATAAACTATGAGCTGCTGGGGCACCAGCAGCTTATTTGGATGTTTTACATATGAACAAGATGGAGTCCAAGTTGTGAACACTGAATCAGAACAGCCATAGATAACCATTTGGGAAGATACTGTCTTTAGCTAGGTGGGTTTTGCCTTTTCTGCAAGGGATAATTATTTTGGATTCCACCACTCCACAGCCCAGATTTCTGCTAAGCCATGCAGTTCACTAAAAATTAGTCAGCCATCAGCTCCAAGGTGAGCACATCCTATAGAACCTCCTTGCTTCCCAGCAGAAAATCCCTGCAAGACACAGCAAGCCCAAATGCAACATGAGGGCAGCAGAGGTGGTTACCCCTGGTGGAAACTATGGGCAGACCAAGCCTGGATGGTTTTGCTTCCCCAACTGTGGAGCGAGATGCAGGAAGGATGGGGCAGACAAGCCGTGAGTCAGCAGTGAAGCCAAGGAAGTGGATCTGGAAATAAATTGCAACACTCACTCCTCTTCAGCTTGCATTATAAAGGTAAATTAACCTGCCTGCACCCTGATCTGCTTCCAAATGGGTTTCTCCAAAGGGAAACTCAAAGCAGAGATGTCCTGGGGGGGTTTGGTGGTCCCCACCACCCAGGAGAGTGGGGGGATGAGGGGGGCCATGGTGATGGCTGATTTGTCCACATCCAGGTATGCATCCAGCTGTGCCAAGCACCCACACAGCAAACTGTACCAGCTGTTCTGTGAGATTTTCCAGGAGGCACCATGCATTTGGGAATGGGGAGATGAGAAGAAGTGATGTTCCCTCCACACCTCTGGGAGATGGGAAGGAACAAAGCCCCTCTGCACCCATGGGAGATAGGCAATGCTCCTCTATTAACTGATGGGAAGATGGGAAGGAACAATGCAATCCCTCTGCACCCATGGGGATGGCGGTTTTCCTGGCATCCAGCTGTgcatccagctgtgctgtgtggacCTTCCAGGGGTACGGTGCCTTGGGAACAGGAGCCCAGCAAGGAGCAAAGGGATGGGGAGCCTGAAATCACCCAATCTCAACTGCCTAAAAGGGCACTGAGGGCTCATGCTTCCCTGTGCATCCTGCAGACCCtggtgcaggctgtgtgctttAAAGGCGTGGTGCTTGAGGACACCACTGGCGCTATGCTTTGCAAAGACAGACATCTGTTTCATTTAGAAATTAACCTGCTCTTGTGAGAGGGTTTCAGGGGTGGGGTGtgggattttatttatttttttttttttgcactgattGTTTTAAACAAGGTTCTGCCTGCCTTGTGTTCTGCCTGCAGCGTGTGAGATCCCAATGTCCCGAGTGAAGCTGTGCATTTGCTCACCTCTGATGGAGCAGGGCTATGCAAAAATGCATGGGGAAGGAGAGCAGGCAGCGTCTAAGGACTTAGTTAAAGCTTTGCCAACTACAAACTCCACCCATTTGGAGTTTCATGTCTGAGAAGACATTGCTGCTTTGGTAATGTTGGGAGGGAAATGAAACCTGTGGAGCGCGGCTTGAATAATGCATGTAGTTTATTGAAGGTACAGCTGAAAGTCTGGAGTAAGCGAAGGGTAATCAACTGTTCACTTACACATTAAAAGCGTTAAATCTGTCTATCTGGTacacacacaggaaaaacaatgcATGCATTTAACTACAGAAATATAAGGTGCTCGTCGGCATGTAATTAAAATCTGCTCTACCAAACCTGGTGTAGCAACTTGGGCCCATTTACATAACCATTACCAACCCTCTCGTAAACAGGAAAAATTGGATTTTCAGGTGTCATTAAAGGAGCTAAATAATAGATGCGGCTTCATCTGGGGCAGTGTAAGATGTGGCTGCTCTTTCTGATGAGcaaattttttgttcttttgcaaTTGCTGTGTGAGGGGACAGGAAATCCCTTGGAAAAGGGGCTGAGCAGAAAGAGCCatgaaggcagcaggctgaaatgCAAATCTCGCCTGCCTGAGACCTGGGGGTCCGCTGACCCCCAGAGCACCATGTGAGAGAAGGTGGGTGGTGACCATTCAAAAAAACCACCATGTTTCTGGCAGAGCTACCGACCTTACTGCGTGTGCAATGCATGCTTGTGTGATTCAGCTGTTAGAAGGAAGGGGAATActgttttactgcagaaatgctgattcTTTCTCAATACAGTGCGGTTCTGCCCACCTACCGGCTCGTTCTGACCACGCGCACGGCCGTGCTGTACCGGCTGCTCCCTCCACACACCCCCGCCCCTGGGATGATgacagccccagggctgcactGCTCCACTCCAGCACACACCAGGTTGCCCACACCGGCTGCACACTGCAGCCCATCGGCACCGGTCAGCACCTCGCGCCCCACACAGCTGGCTGCACTCCGGGCCCCAAAGCCACCCCCCACTCTGGGGACGCAGTCCACGCTGCGAGCACTGaacccagcactgctgaccCCAAAGGATGAGACCACTCCACCCAGCCCCGAGCTGGCTCCGGTCTTCACAGAGCATTTGCCACCGATTCCGGATAGGGATCGGCACTCACCGACCGTGCCGCCGCCGCTGACCACGGCTGCAGGAAAAGAAGGGTCTGgtcactgctgagcagcacacaggTAGGTTGTGTGAAATGTAAAAGGGAATGAAAGGGGTTACGGGCTTACAAAGGGAGGCGCTTGGTCGGCTTACCTACGCTCACAGGGTTGCCAGTGCATATCctgtaaaaaacaaagcaatgtcTCAGAGATGTGCTTAAGGGGATGCTCCCCAGACATGCATGCACATGGAGATGCTGCCCAGTCTTAGAAATCCTGGGGGTACTTTAGCTTGTCTGTGTTCCCAGGGGTTGTCTGTATTGGCACTGAACTGCTGTGGATTGGACCCGAAAACCCACAGGTGGTGGAATGTCACAttcctgtctgtctgtcctccAGCAGTGCGATGCAGCTGCATTGAGTGGGAGAGAGGGGATGGGAGCAATGCTTCTCTCTACACCATGGGGAGATGGGAAGGAGCAATGCTCCTCTTTGTACCCACAAGGAGATGGGAAGGAGCTCTTCTTTGCACTACCGGGGAACTGCAGCCACCCAGCATTCCCCACTCCCTCTCCTCTTGGGTTTTGCTGCAAGCTGCAGCTGGGCATGCTCCCACCTGctctcttctccttccagcaGAGTCCTGTAGGTCGCAATCTCGATGTCCAGGGCCAGCTTGACGTTCAGCAGCTCCTGGTAGTCCCTCAGCAGACACGCCATCTTGTCCTTggcctgctgcagagctgtctgcAGGTCCACCAGCTTCTGCCGTGCATCTTTGAGGGCGCAGTCACCGCGTTGCTCAGCGTCACAGAtggctgtctgcagagctgcGATCTGTGAATGGCAACAAGTGGCTGAGATAGCAACACAGACTTTGGCAGGGCTGCAAGTTTCCCCCCTTGTTTCCCAGCTAGAAACTTGTGGAGAAACCTAGATTTTGATTGGGCACCTGCAGTGGCCATGCACTGGAGGATGAAGGGAATGGATGTGTTGACTGCGCTGTAGCAAATATGCAGGCACCATTATTTCTGGTAGAGACAAACCAACTGGATTCTGCTAGGTGGCCACCTAGAGAAGCATGATGACACATCCAGGATGGAGCTGGGGCTTGGGGTTCCTTTGCACCCTACCTCATGTGCAGTGCTCAGCTCTTTACCCACCTGTTTCTTCACATTATCTGATTCACACTGCAGCTTCTGGATCATGCGGTTCAGTTCAGCTATCTCACTCTGGTTGTTCCGTAGGTCATCACAGAACTTGCCCCGGCTGCTGTGGAGCTCTTCCAGCTGTGCATGGGAAGGGGACAACATTACACTGGGAATCACTCCTTGCAGGGAAGGGGATGACTctctggagctgcagcaatGCTCCAAGGTAGTACTGAGATGGGACCTTATGTGGGCACTTTGGGAAGTGATGGCTCCTGATGGGTGTGCAAGAGGAGATCATGATGTTCTGTTTTTGTGGGAAATTCTTCAGATGCAACAGTTATGGTGTTGTGTTGATTGGGTTTCTTTTtggcacatttttctttatcaaacTACAGTGCCTGAACACCAAGGGATGGGGTTGAGCTGTGTCGCGCAGGACAGAAGTGCCCCTCAGTGTTTTGTTGGTGGAGGGTTTCATAGCCACTTGTGCAGTACTCACTCTGGTCTGGTAGAAAGCCTCCACTTCAGCCTTGCTCTTCTGGGCAATCTCCTCATAGCAGCACTCCACGCTTTTGATGATGCCCTCCATGTCCAGGTCCCGGCTGTTGTCCATTTGCACGATGACCGAAGTGTCACACAGCTGGCAGTCCATCTGTGCTCTCTCCTGCAAGATCCACCACAGGTCATTCCCTTTCCCATGCCAGTCCCAGGGCTGCACCTCAGCTAAAAGGTCTGAAGGGAAGAAGGAGCCTTGGGGACAACTAGGGACAGTTGTCCTATGGATGCCCAATTGGGACACAGGATCCTTCAGGCAGCTGACTGGTTCCCAACAGCTGGGACTTGCTGTGGTAGTATGACATGGGATTGCCTGAAGGAGCAAAGCAACCCAGCTGGAGTGACTCGCTGGGTTGCAGCTCAGTATTGTGACTGTGCCAGATGTTTGGGCTGGGCATCCCCTGGGGTAAGTGCTTTGGGCCCAAtgtctgcaggctgctgggaagTGTTGGTTAGAAAAGGTGGAGAGCAAGCACCAAGCATCCCCTGTGTTTTGGTAGGTGAAAGCATTTTAGGTGAAAGCATTACTTCCACTAAAAGATGTTGACATATCCAGCTAAAAAAgtgaaatgctaaaaataatcTGGGTTTTCAAGATCAAGGCTTTTCAGTGGCTCCTAGTCATGAATTGGATGCAAATTTGAGGGGctttttttcatgcaaaagGTCTCTCCCtttgcagccagcagtgtggcagACAACCAAAGCATCTAAGTGTCATTACCAGTCGCATATATAGTGATAGGGACTTTTTGGGGGGCTGTGGTTCTAGGATTTTAGGAGAAGACACCTTTCCTCATGTTGGTTTTGCTCTCAGAGCCTGGGGCAGTGGGCGAGCAGCTCTTACCTCAGCATAGATGCACTTGAGGAACTCCAGCTGCTGCCGCAGGAGACCGACCCGCACCTCCAACTCTTCCTTGGTCAGGTAGAGGCAGTCCACATCCTGAAGAGAAACCATGTGTTGGGtcaaaagagggaaaagaaccAAGGGCTGTGCCCAAGCTCATTTTCAGTTAGCTTTGCAGGACTCTCGCTGTGGCCAACCCCTGACTCTACCTGGATTTGCATTATCCGTGCTTAAAACCTGATGAGGTTCTGCACATTCCTTGGGTCACCTCTATGTTGGGCTTCCCCTGCtcaggcagtgctgtggcttTGCATTTCTCCCCCAGGTTTTGCTCACCTTCTTCAGCACCACGAACTCATTCTCCGCTGCCGTGCGCTTGTTGATCTCATCTTCATACCTGTGTTGGAAAACAGAGGGAGGGggctgctgagtgctgggggTCCCATCTCCACAGCCCAGCATGGTTAAAGCCAGGACCTCTCCCTGTTTACTTTGCATCTcaaatttgctttttgctttgttgttatttttcctccctgctTGGCTATGTTCAGCACTTCTAAATAGCCCACGCCAGCAGTATCGGTGGCTGGTGTGAGGTGGCAGCAAGACAGGCGAAACCACAAGAGGTGCAAAACTGTGCACCGAGCTGAAGGCTGGGTGTGCTCCTTCTAACCCTGTGAGGTTTTTTGAAAGCATCCAGGACTCTGCTCTGAGAGTTTATGGGCAGAATGTGGCCAAAATGCTCCAGGGGGGGTCAGGAGCTTGAGCAAGCCATGCAATTCCCATTTGCAATGAGAGCAGAGACAGTGCGTAATGCCCGAGTAATTGGGTCTGAGAAGAACTTTCACAGGATGAGTCTGACCTCATTGAGTGAGAGAAAACTTCTGAGAGCTTGGCTGTAAGCTCTTTGGAGAAGACTCTTTCATCCTGGCTACGCATAACCAGCCACCAAGCGTCCTGGTTCTGGCTGAGCATAGCACACAGGGAGCAATTAAGGAACATCTGCATCGTAGATCAAAAAGCTGCTTCCACATTTCCTCTGAGAAGAATGAATGAACCCAGTGGGGATGATGTGGATGAAGGGTTCTGTGGGCAGGGGCAGCACCAGAGGCACAGAGTTTGGTGAAGTGGGAAGATTGATATGGCAAACTGCTGTGTACAGGAGTATCAGGGTGAGGAAAGGAGCTCCCTGTCCCCTCGTATGGGTACATTGCAAGTCTTGGGTGTGAAGCAATGGGACTCCAGCACAGAGACCTGCTCTGTGCCCAAGCTTTTAGACTCATGGACCGATGCATTAGCTTCATGCTCTGAAAAGCAACCAGCACCCTCCACCTCCCCTTTGCACTCTGCTTACTTGCACTTGTATTCCTGCACCAGGTCCCGCAGGCAACGCTCCTCGTTCTCCAGCCTCTCTCGCTCCCCCAGCACGCACTCCAGCTGCTTCCTCAGGTTGCAGATGAAATTCTCAAAGACAGGCTCCAGGTTGCGCCGGGATGCCGGCAGGACgtactgctgcagcagctcccacttGGTGGTCAGCAccttgttctgctgctccagcagccgGACCTGCAGAAGGGAGAGATGTGAAAGTCACCTGGCCTCTCTTACCTTGGGCAAAGGCACTTTGGTTCCTCTGCTTGcagaacataagaaaaaaactaaaaggCAAGTGGTTAAGGGCAGCCTGAGTGCTAAGGGCATCATCTCCCAGCCCAGGGCTGAACAACGCCCGCATGCTTGCTCCATGTGGAACCCAATGATCTGTTTGAGCAAAGCACTACTGAGGAAGGATCCCTTCCTGCTCTGACAAGCTGATTCCAGGAACGAGCTCTCCCAGTGCTGAAAGCTCCATCCAAGAGCTCATTTGAATGCATCTGATTGAAGCTCTAACCACGGGTACTTATCATGCCTTTCACTTCTAGATTAAAGAGCTCTCTAAGTACTTGGGAACCTTTATGGATCATGAATAAGTCATTTTTCAGCGGGAGGAAATAGGGTGGCTCCTTTAcgtgggtttgtttttctcagctgCGGAACAGCTCACAGGGAAATCTGAGCCTGGATGGGGCAAAGAATCCTCTGTcatctgaaaaatcattttccataACACACCCCTAAGCAGCAATGAAAGTCCCTTAGGCTCAGCTAAGATAGTAATGATAAATGATGTTTGTTTAGGAAATCACCAAATCCTTTCATTGGCACAGTGGACAGAGAAATTAAAGTTGATCTCATTTTAGCTAGACCTCCATCTTTCTCCCTCTGCAGGGTGAACAGCTTTAAGAATACAGATGTCATAGAACTATAGAATAGTTTGGATTGGATGGGACCTTAATGATCCAaccatatcacagaatcatagaaccatagatCCAGAGGATTgttgtgttggaaaggactttaaagatcatagaaccatagaatggttgggttggaagggtcctcaaaacccccccatccccaccccttGCCTTGGGCTGGTTCCACCTCTCCATCTGttgcccaggccccatccatggtcttgagcacctccaaggtGTTTCTTTGGTGTTTGTAGAGGTAGGAGAGCAACTGCCAATCGCACATGGCataggttggagaagacctccaaggtcatctcAGCATCTCCCTCCTTTGTCCCACAAGCTTTGGCTTGCTGCTGACCCCAACTGAGCCATTTTGCAGGCTGGTGGCCATCAAGAGGCACAGCAGAAGGGCTGGGATCCAAGCAGTGCCTGCACCGGGAGCCATTGGTGTCACGTTATCCGCGGGCTCACCTTGTCGATGAAGCAGGCGAACTGGTTGTTGAGGTTCTTGATCTGCTCCTTCTCGTGGGTCCGCACCTGGCACTCCTCAGGGTCCACCCCCACGCACAGGGGCTTGAGGAGCTCCGGGTGGATGCTGACACCGCGGATCCCTTCTGATCGACCTCCTCCAAGCCCGATGCTGATGCCTCCGCCATAGCCGCCCATCGCCACGCCATCCCCAAGGCCTCTGTAGCCGCCCAGGCCCCCATAGCCTCCGCAGTTACCGAACCCCACCACCGAGCCCACGCCAAAGCGACCTCCGCCATAGGCAGCGCCGCATCGTCCCACGCTGCCCGCTCCGTACGCTGCGCTACGGCAGCTTCCTCCGAAGGAAATCCTCTGCCCACGGCCCAGGTCGCAGACACTCCGGCTGCTGAAGCCACCCAACCCGCAGCGCCGTGCCGCCGGTTGGCACACcgaggctgagctgctgcctgccctgcccagACCGCAGACAGCGGAGGCTGAAGAGAAGCCACGTCGGCCCAGCAGCGAGCTGGAGGTGTAGCACTGCCGGCTCATGCTGCGGCACACGGGGACGGGAGCAACGGTGATGGAAGAAAGTGGAGGAGCGAGAGAGGAGCGCGAGGAGATCTCCTGTGGCTGCTCCCAGGTGCAGCCCGGCTCCTTATATACGTTCCAGGAGGTGCCTGAGATGCAAAAATTTAATTTATCCACTGGGTTTGGTCTGCCTGGCAGCAAGGAATGGCTTCCAACATTTCCAACCCACAGCAAACACTTCCATCTCATATGAAATAAtgtgg containing:
- the LOC125685410 gene encoding keratin, type II cytoskeletal 6B-like; translated protein: MSRQCYTSSSLLGRRGFSSASAVCGLGRAGSSSASVCQPAARRCGLGGFSSRSVCDLGRGQRISFGGSCRSAAYGAGSVGRCGAAYGGGRFGVGSVVGFGNCGGYGGLGGYRGLGDGVAMGGYGGGISIGLGGGRSEGIRGVSIHPELLKPLCVGVDPEECQVRTHEKEQIKNLNNQFACFIDKVRLLEQQNKVLTTKWELLQQYVLPASRRNLEPVFENFICNLRKQLECVLGERERLENEERCLRDLVQEYKCKYEDEINKRTAAENEFVVLKKDVDCLYLTKEELEVRVGLLRQQLEFLKCIYAEERAQMDCQLCDTSVIVQMDNSRDLDMEGIIKSVECCYEEIAQKSKAEVEAFYQTRLEELHSSRGKFCDDLRNNQSEIAELNRMIQKLQCESDNVKKQIAALQTAICDAEQRGDCALKDARQKLVDLQTALQQAKDKMACLLRDYQELLNVKLALDIEIATYRTLLEGEESRICTGNPVSVAVVSGGGTVGECRSLSGIGGKCSVKTGASSGLGGVVSSFGVSSAGFSARSVDCVPRVGGGFGARSAASCVGREVLTGADGLQCAAGVGNLVCAGVEQCSPGAVIIPGAGVCGGSSRYSTAVRVVRTSR